In one window of Tellurirhabdus rosea DNA:
- a CDS encoding phage integrase SAM-like domain-containing protein, with product MYLTYLELRVKFWPRYDQAAENVVYLYGQFHYNNQRSGKFSTGLRLPAEYWNSRTQRAKRPYDWMNAELESIKARLMSAKHRLEALTNEPPTPAELIAEFRGKNVSTIPALIESFLQQRRAIGRKETTVNGYAVKLQNVVKYLVKKKQDKQPAATFKASFMNSLYVWMKQEGFDDTTIKVTFSNFRMVLKYGIVSGILIGSPMLHYTVPDDQETPPKPLSVSQLDTLRSTDFKSEKLTLAIKLFLFQVETGLHYIDAVNLREENLFEGKDGKTYFRIHRQKTGTLAVARLTESALQLAAELHWPIPFPKASDYCSLPRNRTVSL from the coding sequence ATGTACTTAACGTATCTTGAATTGAGAGTCAAGTTTTGGCCTCGCTATGACCAGGCCGCCGAAAATGTAGTTTATCTCTACGGCCAATTTCACTACAACAATCAACGCTCAGGAAAATTCAGCACTGGCCTAAGGCTCCCGGCCGAGTACTGGAACAGCAGAACCCAACGCGCCAAACGTCCGTATGATTGGATGAATGCTGAGCTAGAGAGCATCAAAGCCCGGCTTATGTCGGCAAAGCATCGATTGGAAGCCCTCACAAACGAACCTCCTACACCTGCTGAATTGATTGCTGAGTTTCGGGGAAAGAATGTCAGTACAATTCCAGCATTGATTGAATCATTCCTTCAGCAACGTAGAGCAATCGGAAGAAAAGAAACAACCGTCAACGGTTATGCTGTTAAGCTTCAGAATGTTGTAAAGTACCTGGTGAAGAAAAAGCAGGACAAACAACCGGCCGCAACCTTCAAAGCATCGTTCATGAATAGCCTCTATGTTTGGATGAAACAGGAAGGTTTCGACGACACAACTATTAAAGTCACTTTCTCTAATTTCCGCATGGTACTGAAATATGGCATTGTTAGCGGTATCCTGATTGGTAGTCCTATGCTCCATTATACCGTACCCGATGATCAGGAAACTCCGCCAAAGCCATTATCTGTAAGTCAGTTAGATACCCTTCGTTCTACCGATTTCAAATCAGAAAAATTAACCTTAGCCATTAAGCTTTTTCTGTTTCAGGTAGAAACCGGATTGCATTACATCGATGCTGTAAACCTCAGAGAAGAGAACCTTTTTGAAGGGAAAGACGGTAAAACTTACTTCCGGATTCATCGACAAAAAACCGGAACGTTAGCCGTTGCCAGGCTAACCGAAAGTGCTCTGCAGTTGGCCGCTGAACTTCATTGGCCAATACCATTTCCGAAAGCTTCCGACTATTGTAGCCTTCCCCGAAATCGGACAGTAAGCCTTTAG